A section of the Tumebacillus amylolyticus genome encodes:
- a CDS encoding cysteine hydrolase family protein, whose amino-acid sequence MTNQTAVLVIDAQVGLVEGPKEMYRKEATLERIQSVLTKARTAQLPVLYVQDDDVAPINTPEWEIHPAVAPIDGEPSVRKKATDAFYMTDLHQKLSELGVNHLIIMGFKTEYCIDSACRRATTLGYRVTLVKDAHSTTDNAVLTAEQIVAHHNCNLHGLDNLEQYILVVPADEIQF is encoded by the coding sequence ATGACGAACCAAACCGCAGTACTCGTAATTGACGCGCAAGTAGGATTAGTAGAAGGACCCAAAGAAATGTATCGCAAGGAAGCCACATTGGAGCGCATCCAATCTGTGCTGACGAAGGCACGCACCGCTCAACTGCCCGTTCTCTACGTCCAAGACGACGATGTCGCCCCCATCAACACACCGGAATGGGAGATCCACCCCGCTGTGGCACCGATCGACGGCGAACCGTCCGTGCGTAAAAAGGCCACGGACGCTTTTTACATGACGGATTTGCATCAAAAATTGTCTGAACTCGGCGTGAACCACCTGATCATCATGGGCTTCAAAACGGAATACTGCATCGATTCCGCTTGCCGCCGTGCAACCACGCTCGGCTATCGCGTGACGCTCGTGAAGGACGCGCACTCCACAACGGACAACGCCGTTCTCACCGCCGAGCAAATTGTCGCCCATCACAACTGCAATTTACACGGCTTGGACAATCTAGAGCAGTACATCCTCGTCGTCCCTGCCGACGAAATTCAATTTTGA
- a CDS encoding ABC transporter ATP-binding protein, whose product MTKSYQGPLGDAKVPYSERKRQIQALAGIDLRIERGDFVAIMGPSGSGKSTLLSIVGLLSQPSEGAVFFDGQDVTQLRERERTQLRAERVGFVFQFPSLVNTLNVRENVLLPKMLRGRITKSDRTRADSLLAQVGLADRGEDRSYTLSGGEQRRVALARALIGDPPLVLADEPTGALDETTAEEMMGLFSRLQTAGKTVVMVTHDRSLTRFANRTVKIQSGVIDRCSTN is encoded by the coding sequence GTGACGAAATCCTATCAAGGACCGCTCGGGGATGCGAAAGTTCCGTATTCGGAGCGAAAACGGCAGATTCAAGCACTCGCCGGGATCGACCTGCGCATTGAGCGCGGGGATTTTGTGGCGATCATGGGCCCGTCGGGGAGCGGCAAATCAACGTTGCTCTCGATTGTCGGGCTGTTAAGCCAGCCGTCGGAGGGGGCTGTTTTTTTCGACGGTCAAGATGTGACGCAGTTGCGCGAGCGGGAGCGGACGCAACTGCGGGCGGAGCGAGTGGGGTTTGTGTTTCAGTTCCCAAGCCTCGTGAACACGTTGAATGTCAGGGAGAACGTTTTGCTGCCCAAGATGTTGCGAGGAAGGATCACGAAGTCCGACCGCACGCGGGCGGATTCGCTTTTGGCACAAGTTGGGTTGGCAGACCGGGGAGAAGACCGTTCGTACACGTTAAGTGGAGGAGAGCAACGGCGTGTGGCACTGGCCCGCGCCTTGATCGGCGACCCGCCTCTGGTGCTCGCCGATGAGCCGACCGGAGCGCTTGACGAGACGACGGCGGAAGAGATGATGGGCTTGTTCAGCCGCTTGCAAACGGCGGGCAAGACGGTGGTCATGGTGACGCACGATCGCAGTTTGACGCGGTTTGCGAACCGCACCGTGAAGATACAGTCTGGAGTGATTGATCGATGTTCAACGAATTGA
- a CDS encoding ABC transporter permease: MMQRVRWAWGNLWRKPLRSSLLVASTAITAAILFLSYFFLLSVDKSLTASEARFGADVMVVPKSYSAVAEQVMISGDVSPFYMSSSVLDKLRRIPEVKQVSPQLFLATYSGVCCQIQGDFSVVAFDPGSDFTLKGFVSEVGRSLTPDSILIGSEAGGKNAIAEMRYKTYHERLNLFGHEFEVAQVLFPTGTGADRTIFMSLDTARTLDVKAPQDSISVALVKTSPGDEEYVKRQIERTMPEVAAVTGTKIRETINRQLRPMRLLSYAMIGVVLMMAALQAMTLFSALVQERMREIGMFRAVGAGKWAVYRLMLTEAGLAAFVGGGVGVFLVATTLFDNQSLMLKAFALPLVFPTFGSVAGLALLALAVTVGISMLAASLPTRQILRRNPYDAIREGE, from the coding sequence ATGATGCAACGCGTCCGCTGGGCGTGGGGGAATCTGTGGCGCAAACCGCTGCGGAGCTCTCTCTTGGTGGCAAGTACAGCGATCACCGCCGCGATCCTGTTCCTGAGCTACTTTTTCCTCCTGAGCGTCGACAAAAGCCTCACCGCAAGCGAGGCGAGATTCGGGGCTGACGTGATGGTCGTACCGAAAAGCTACAGCGCAGTCGCCGAGCAAGTGATGATCTCCGGCGACGTGTCCCCGTTTTACATGTCGAGTTCCGTGTTGGACAAGCTCCGCCGGATTCCCGAAGTGAAGCAAGTGTCGCCGCAGTTGTTTTTGGCGACGTACTCGGGCGTGTGTTGTCAGATTCAAGGAGACTTCTCCGTCGTTGCGTTCGACCCTGGAAGCGACTTCACGCTCAAAGGGTTCGTGAGTGAAGTGGGACGGTCGCTTACGCCGGATTCGATCTTGATCGGGAGCGAGGCGGGCGGCAAGAACGCGATTGCGGAGATGCGGTACAAGACGTATCACGAGCGATTGAATCTGTTCGGTCATGAATTTGAAGTTGCGCAAGTGTTGTTCCCGACCGGAACGGGGGCGGACAGGACGATTTTCATGTCCTTGGACACAGCGCGGACGCTCGATGTAAAAGCTCCCCAAGACAGTATTTCTGTCGCGCTGGTCAAGACATCGCCCGGCGACGAGGAATATGTGAAACGTCAAATTGAGCGGACGATGCCGGAAGTCGCGGCGGTGACCGGCACGAAGATTCGCGAAACGATCAACCGTCAGTTGCGGCCGATGCGCTTGCTCTCGTATGCGATGATTGGCGTCGTGTTGATGATGGCGGCGTTGCAAGCGATGACGCTTTTTTCGGCGCTGGTTCAGGAGCGAATGCGAGAAATTGGCATGTTCCGCGCGGTCGGGGCCGGAAAGTGGGCGGTGTATCGTTTGATGCTGACCGAAGCCGGGCTCGCTGCGTTCGTCGGCGGCGGGGTGGGGGTGTTTTTGGTGGCGACGACGTTGTTTGACAACCAGTCGTTGATGCTCAAGGCCTTCGCGTTGCCGCTGGTCTTCCCGACGTTTGGCTCGGTGGCGGGGTTGGCTCTGCTGGCGTTGGCTGTGACCGTGGGGATCTCGATGCTGGCGGCTTCCTTGCCAACTCGTCAGATTCTGCGGCGCAATCCCTATGATGCGATCCGAGAGGGGGAGTAG
- a CDS encoding phosphodiester glycosidase family protein: MKKWLKRMAILGGLFVYLIVSSVLLVFYGPFEHLRSMVVGSILTSRHPQYAEYFLSQEKLKQYQPLAMDVAANGDAGALNNYSDITDDSIEVLPIDEKLFTGKLMIVKDPKRLHVEVTQHLNDVGELVSDMADRVNAVAAVNAGGFLDVAGHGTGGIPLGLTITHGKTIVQPTNDPIIGFNRDGALVIGKYNKEDIPSLNLVEAVSFGPQLVNKGQGMITSGDGGWGRSARSAIGQRSDGAVLLLVVQGRGTGGIGATLKDLEETMLQNGAETAANLDGGFSAEMWQDNNLIVPPSNPLGERPVATAFVVSKH, from the coding sequence ATGAAGAAATGGCTCAAACGAATGGCAATCCTCGGCGGATTGTTTGTATACCTGATCGTTTCCAGCGTACTCTTGGTCTTCTACGGACCGTTTGAACATCTCCGTTCGATGGTCGTCGGGTCGATTTTGACATCCCGACACCCGCAGTACGCGGAGTATTTTTTGTCGCAAGAGAAGTTGAAACAATACCAGCCGCTCGCGATGGACGTAGCGGCGAACGGAGACGCAGGTGCGCTGAACAACTACAGCGACATCACTGACGATTCCATCGAAGTGCTCCCGATTGATGAGAAATTGTTCACCGGCAAATTAATGATCGTCAAAGACCCGAAGCGTCTGCACGTTGAAGTTACGCAACACCTGAACGATGTCGGCGAACTCGTCAGCGACATGGCAGACCGCGTAAACGCCGTCGCAGCGGTCAACGCCGGCGGCTTTTTGGATGTGGCAGGTCATGGCACCGGCGGCATCCCGCTTGGCTTGACGATTACGCACGGCAAAACCATCGTGCAGCCGACCAACGACCCGATCATCGGATTCAACCGTGACGGTGCGCTGGTGATCGGCAAATACAATAAGGAAGACATTCCGTCGCTCAACCTCGTCGAGGCGGTTTCGTTCGGGCCGCAACTGGTGAACAAGGGACAAGGCATGATTACCAGCGGCGATGGAGGCTGGGGCCGTTCCGCTCGTTCGGCGATTGGACAGCGCAGTGACGGAGCTGTGCTGCTGCTCGTCGTCCAAGGGCGCGGCACAGGCGGTATCGGAGCGACGTTGAAAGACCTCGAGGAAACCATGCTTCAAAACGGTGCCGAGACGGCTGCGAACCTCGACGGCGGTTTCTCGGCGGAGATGTGGCAAGACAACAACTTGATCGTGCCGCCGTCGAATCCACTGGGCGAGCGTCCGGTGGCCACGGCGTTCGTCGTGAGCAAACACTGA
- a CDS encoding CotS family spore coat protein has protein sequence MGKRKDEKELQETFDQIGGDAEVLREWDLSVEKIRQVRGVLKLYTSSGPRMLKKVNVSDARLRFIHESLEHLYLSGLTSVPRFIRTKYGDPYVVHPTGLYYLTNWMPGKEADLKKTKNLFLAAETLARFHNAGTGFEGGGFGQETREDFSALWGKYRAKLASYDEHLEERRDQTIMDNAYVDHRKELLKMIDHAVEQLNDTPYGAVLEWAREHKTICHGSYSRQNLIVDKERMSVVDLDHCHFGHPIQDLGAMLSRYMPRFGWDAEIGFSILDVYREVREITKEEMTVLAAYLSFPSRTLQVVEAYFERTRDWEVERFTKNFRKSLALDRGRETFVQDLIDRYNLTMEAPSFAPQLDDVGSYDLEDDESSSVEARHDGWEENQGNEHDEESGPISVQVENQEVDVTLARFEDDDELIEESGQRITHVAHARQARPKTKRAQADVQPRRRPNTGGPTGPWTPGR, from the coding sequence ATGGGGAAACGAAAAGACGAAAAAGAATTGCAAGAAACGTTTGACCAGATCGGCGGAGATGCGGAAGTCCTGCGCGAGTGGGATCTCTCGGTGGAAAAAATCCGCCAAGTGCGCGGCGTCCTGAAACTGTACACGTCGTCCGGTCCGCGCATGTTGAAAAAAGTCAACGTCAGCGACGCCCGCCTGCGCTTCATCCATGAATCGCTGGAGCACCTCTACCTGAGCGGCCTGACCAGCGTCCCGCGCTTCATCCGCACCAAATACGGCGATCCGTACGTCGTTCATCCGACCGGCTTGTACTACCTGACGAACTGGATGCCGGGCAAGGAAGCCGATCTCAAGAAAACGAAAAACCTCTTTCTTGCAGCCGAAACGCTCGCTCGCTTTCACAACGCAGGCACAGGCTTTGAAGGCGGCGGCTTTGGGCAAGAGACGCGCGAGGACTTCTCCGCACTCTGGGGCAAGTACCGCGCCAAACTGGCCAGCTACGACGAACACTTGGAAGAACGGCGAGACCAGACGATCATGGACAACGCCTATGTCGACCACCGCAAGGAACTGCTCAAGATGATCGACCACGCCGTCGAGCAGTTGAACGACACCCCGTACGGTGCCGTACTGGAATGGGCCCGAGAACACAAGACGATCTGCCACGGCTCCTACTCCCGCCAGAACTTGATCGTCGACAAAGAACGTATGTCGGTCGTCGACCTCGACCACTGCCATTTCGGGCATCCGATTCAAGACCTTGGCGCGATGCTCTCTCGCTACATGCCGCGCTTCGGATGGGACGCGGAGATTGGCTTCTCGATCCTCGACGTCTATCGTGAAGTTCGCGAAATCACCAAGGAAGAAATGACCGTGCTCGCCGCGTACCTCTCCTTCCCGTCGCGCACGCTGCAAGTGGTCGAAGCTTACTTCGAACGCACCCGCGATTGGGAAGTCGAGCGCTTCACCAAAAACTTCCGCAAGTCGCTGGCGCTCGACCGCGGCCGCGAAACCTTTGTGCAAGACCTCATCGACCGCTACAACTTGACGATGGAAGCGCCGTCCTTTGCGCCGCAGCTCGACGACGTGGGCTCCTACGACCTCGAAGACGACGAATCCTCTTCTGTGGAAGCGCGTCATGACGGTTGGGAAGAGAACCAAGGAAACGAGCACGACGAAGAGAGCGGCCCGATTTCTGTGCAAGTGGAGAACCAAGAGGTCGACGTCACACTCGCCCGCTTTGAGGACGATGACGAGTTGATCGAGGAGTCCGGGCAACGAATCACGCATGTCGCGCATGCCCGCCAAGCTCGCCCGAAAACCAAACGCGCCCAAGCGGACGTCCAACCGCGCCGCCGTCCGAACACAGGAGGCCCGACCGGTCCGTGGACGCCGGGACGCTGA
- a CDS encoding mannose-1-phosphate guanylyltransferase, with translation MLYAVILAGGVGSRFWPKSSSANPKQFLQIFGDKSLLQTTAQRVRPLIRQDCIYVVTNDRYYDKIQEQLPDLPSDNLIIEPEARETAAGIGLAAIKLARRDPEAVMAVLPSDHFIGSEQDFRRCMSWAAEFARNHKMLVTFGIRPTEPKTGYGYIKMDRLLVNDNGRRSYHVAEFTEKPDFDRALRFLQSGKYLWNSGMFVWKVQTILQAYRKHMPEMYQQLSFIYDHLGTPEERDVIRETYGKLEKLSVDYAIMEKAPNVAVIPADFAWDDVGSWRSVERFLQQDNSGNIVNGLHVGIDTRKCIIESEDLLIATIGVRDLLIVQSDRSILVADKERDQEIKDLVRRIEKRDLREFL, from the coding sequence ATGCTGTATGCCGTGATCTTGGCTGGTGGAGTGGGGAGTCGATTCTGGCCCAAGAGCTCCTCGGCCAACCCGAAGCAGTTCTTGCAAATCTTCGGCGACAAAAGCCTCCTGCAAACCACGGCCCAACGTGTTCGTCCGCTGATTCGTCAAGATTGCATCTACGTGGTGACCAACGACCGCTACTACGACAAAATCCAAGAGCAATTGCCCGACCTGCCGTCCGACAACTTGATCATCGAACCGGAGGCCCGAGAGACAGCGGCCGGGATTGGACTCGCCGCAATCAAACTCGCCCGGCGCGACCCTGAAGCGGTGATGGCCGTTCTGCCGTCCGACCACTTCATCGGCTCCGAGCAAGACTTTCGCCGTTGCATGTCTTGGGCGGCCGAGTTCGCCCGCAATCACAAAATGCTGGTCACATTCGGCATTCGTCCCACAGAGCCCAAGACGGGATACGGCTACATCAAGATGGACCGCTTGCTCGTCAACGACAACGGACGCCGCTCGTACCATGTTGCAGAATTCACGGAGAAGCCGGACTTCGACCGTGCGCTGCGCTTCCTGCAATCCGGCAAATACCTCTGGAACTCCGGCATGTTCGTGTGGAAGGTGCAGACGATCTTGCAAGCGTACCGCAAGCACATGCCGGAGATGTATCAACAGCTCTCATTTATCTATGATCATCTGGGTACGCCGGAGGAGCGCGACGTCATTCGGGAAACGTACGGCAAGTTGGAAAAACTCTCCGTCGACTACGCGATTATGGAAAAAGCGCCGAACGTCGCGGTCATCCCCGCCGACTTCGCGTGGGACGACGTCGGGTCTTGGCGTTCGGTGGAGCGGTTCTTGCAACAAGACAACTCCGGCAACATCGTCAACGGCTTGCATGTGGGCATCGACACCCGCAAGTGCATCATCGAGAGCGAAGACCTGCTGATCGCGACCATCGGCGTGCGCGACTTGTTGATCGTGCAATCAGATCGCTCGATCCTCGTCGCCGACAAAGAGCGCGACCAAGAGATCAAAGACCTGGTCCGCCGCATCGAGAAGCGCGACCTGCGCGAGTTTTTATAA
- a CDS encoding LysM peptidoglycan-binding domain-containing protein: MAEAENKPSIRIHVDQQVTIEGVRGHEEVEDETVATEITGFDVEDDLYVLRGALSFSGFFRQEDEGDVPLPDAFEDRDVFDAGADVPEAPVLPFHHRLPFLLQVPVTAQEVHQRESGSLYVNPKIGQWNVHVLGEDTIHLRAELVLQGLSGQEGYVFRCGTQEEGVKPASSLDNLLEQEESRTLVPPAVSDDEEFDAPFDNAWASNYRQSLDVVEEPASEDDWLIESPAPDAHTAEAEYDADRHEDEEQAEEDEEDVILFTPDPRLVFPMPDAETDWAKELNAVEQAFPNGLPLQEQDLFNQAQAMFEQAQRQYPELQNVDFAEASREVMEHLQVSNFEDLQRSLFEQAQSPYANQFLNPYADPDQNHAYEADQYREVYDRAFDQYSKFQGSRPQEEVPSSSGTPSSSSSGGATADAYHEAYNRIVSSHGTPSPYDEDADAFVVEDARTEQLTELEDTFDAPEPFEAQEEETERPVLEVVEETVEATYEFEDEVPPQEIIAAAPEVVEPHVKQSGPKLSVGSKSLISESTGNSLKLSSLLGDSRTQPEAPEVVDAGYTESAQLTRESNTLGSIVSNNGANSSNKIESSDSIVSNNGGNIAAPLYTPQDAHDSVWGNFLRQKETKTTLKFRIVHEQDSLHELAEQYNTTPSDLQRANRLTRQEVETGQVLYIPTKRR; encoded by the coding sequence GTGGCGGAAGCAGAAAACAAACCGTCGATTCGGATTCATGTTGACCAGCAGGTCACGATAGAAGGCGTGCGCGGCCATGAGGAAGTAGAAGACGAGACGGTTGCAACGGAGATTACGGGGTTTGATGTAGAAGACGATCTGTATGTGTTGCGCGGTGCGCTTTCGTTCAGCGGATTTTTCCGCCAAGAAGACGAGGGCGACGTGCCGCTGCCGGATGCGTTTGAAGATCGAGATGTGTTCGATGCCGGGGCGGACGTGCCGGAAGCGCCGGTCTTGCCGTTCCATCATCGTTTGCCTTTCTTGCTGCAAGTGCCGGTGACGGCGCAGGAAGTTCACCAACGCGAGTCCGGCTCGCTGTACGTGAATCCCAAGATCGGGCAATGGAACGTCCATGTGCTGGGCGAAGACACCATCCACCTGCGCGCGGAGTTGGTCTTGCAAGGACTGTCCGGTCAGGAGGGCTATGTGTTCCGTTGCGGCACACAGGAAGAGGGAGTCAAGCCCGCTTCCAGCCTCGACAACCTGCTCGAACAGGAGGAGTCGCGCACACTCGTGCCGCCTGCCGTGTCGGATGACGAGGAGTTCGACGCTCCGTTTGACAACGCGTGGGCATCGAATTATCGCCAAAGCCTCGATGTGGTCGAAGAGCCGGCATCCGAAGATGATTGGCTGATCGAGTCCCCCGCACCGGATGCCCATACGGCAGAAGCGGAGTACGACGCCGATCGTCATGAGGACGAGGAGCAAGCCGAAGAAGATGAGGAAGACGTGATTCTGTTCACGCCGGACCCGCGACTTGTGTTCCCGATGCCGGATGCAGAGACCGACTGGGCGAAAGAGCTGAACGCGGTGGAGCAGGCGTTCCCGAACGGGTTGCCGCTTCAAGAACAGGATCTGTTCAACCAAGCACAGGCGATGTTCGAGCAGGCGCAGCGCCAGTATCCGGAATTGCAAAATGTCGACTTCGCGGAAGCTTCTCGTGAAGTGATGGAGCACTTGCAAGTCTCGAACTTCGAAGATTTGCAACGGAGCCTCTTCGAACAAGCTCAGTCGCCTTACGCCAATCAATTCCTCAATCCATACGCGGACCCCGATCAAAACCATGCGTACGAAGCGGATCAATATCGTGAAGTGTACGACCGCGCGTTCGATCAATACAGCAAGTTCCAAGGCTCAAGACCGCAAGAAGAAGTGCCGTCGTCGTCCGGAACTCCGTCCTCTTCTTCGTCGGGAGGCGCAACGGCCGATGCGTACCACGAAGCTTACAATCGCATCGTCTCAAGCCACGGCACTCCGAGCCCGTATGATGAGGATGCAGACGCATTCGTCGTCGAGGACGCTCGCACCGAGCAATTGACGGAGTTGGAAGATACATTCGATGCTCCGGAGCCGTTTGAAGCGCAGGAGGAAGAAACGGAACGCCCGGTCCTCGAAGTCGTGGAGGAAACGGTAGAAGCAACGTATGAGTTCGAAGACGAAGTTCCCCCGCAAGAAATCATCGCCGCCGCTCCCGAAGTGGTCGAGCCGCACGTCAAGCAAAGCGGCCCGAAACTGTCGGTCGGCAGCAAGTCGTTGATTTCGGAGAGCACGGGCAACTCGCTCAAACTCTCGTCCCTGCTCGGCGACTCCCGTACCCAACCGGAAGCACCCGAAGTCGTGGACGCAGGCTACACCGAATCGGCGCAACTGACCCGTGAGAGCAACACGCTTGGCTCCATCGTGTCGAACAACGGTGCGAACTCTTCGAATAAAATCGAGTCGTCCGATTCCATCGTCTCGAACAACGGTGGCAACATCGCAGCACCCCTGTACACGCCGCAGGACGCCCACGATTCTGTCTGGGGCAACTTCCTGCGTCAAAAAGAAACCAAGACCACGCTGAAATTCCGCATCGTTCACGAGCAAGACTCGCTGCATGAACTCGCGGAACAATACAACACCACGCCTTCCGACTTGCAACGGGCCAACCGCCTGACACGCCAAGAAGTGGAGACCGGTCAAGTCCTCTACATCCCCACGAAACGCCGTTAA
- a CDS encoding DUF4097 family beta strand repeat-containing protein — translation MKRKTAMWMMGLAMIVMAGGLTGCDAGVFQGKQAPISQEKSFDGKDIQNISIESHSIDVHLIPSDGDKIVATVKGTLSENAKDDDKAELLNASVNGSQLVIVSKIPTSFMDYKGGSIKLDVQVPKKMYEGIKVEEHSGDIEMDAFQAKKFTVDTSSGDVVVHGFQGDDFNLTAHSGNMTLDQMTGKGTILTHSGDVKVSMAEVKKDISIETHSGNTALYLPEASVFRLDSVTKSADSVKLNFPLSSQKKDGDDHVIAAANNATDSAPLVKIDSSSGNLELGKSSN, via the coding sequence ATGAAGCGTAAGACAGCAATGTGGATGATGGGACTGGCAATGATCGTGATGGCGGGAGGTCTGACGGGGTGCGACGCGGGCGTGTTCCAAGGCAAACAAGCGCCGATCTCCCAAGAGAAGTCGTTTGACGGCAAAGACATCCAAAACATCTCGATCGAATCGCACTCGATCGACGTGCATCTGATTCCGTCAGACGGGGACAAGATCGTCGCCACGGTCAAAGGCACGCTCAGCGAGAACGCCAAGGACGATGACAAAGCGGAATTGTTGAACGCTTCCGTTAACGGGTCGCAACTGGTGATCGTCTCCAAGATCCCGACTTCCTTCATGGATTACAAGGGCGGTTCGATAAAACTGGACGTACAAGTGCCGAAGAAAATGTACGAAGGCATCAAAGTCGAAGAGCATTCCGGCGACATCGAAATGGATGCGTTCCAAGCCAAGAAGTTTACGGTGGACACCTCCTCCGGCGACGTTGTTGTGCATGGCTTCCAAGGGGACGATTTCAACCTGACCGCGCATTCCGGCAACATGACGTTGGATCAAATGACCGGCAAAGGCACGATCTTGACTCATTCCGGTGACGTAAAAGTCTCGATGGCAGAGGTCAAAAAGGACATCTCCATCGAAACGCACTCCGGCAACACGGCGCTCTATCTGCCGGAAGCGTCGGTGTTCCGTCTCGATTCCGTCACGAAATCGGCCGACAGCGTGAAGCTGAACTTCCCGCTCTCTTCGCAAAAAAAGGACGGCGACGATCACGTGATTGCGGCGGCGAACAACGCCACGGACAGCGCACCGTTGGTCAAAATCGATTCCTCCTCCGGCAACTTGGAACTCGGCAAGTCGTCTAACTAA
- a CDS encoding DUF1700 domain-containing protein yields the protein MTKDTFLKTLEAELKGLDREEREEILAEYREHFAMALADGRDEAGIALSLGNPKALAKEIRATTLIEQVQHEVSFTKLFHAIFVAAGLGLVNLLILAGPFFGLLGGLAGLYAAAGALILSPLVALYMNGVPTSGADWLQLVFALVMTVVGWYMGRGLIWLTKWMYRWFVKYLAYNVKLVKGKGIYEA from the coding sequence ATGACTAAGGATACTTTTCTGAAAACGCTGGAAGCTGAATTGAAAGGTCTGGATCGCGAAGAACGCGAGGAAATCCTCGCCGAATACCGGGAACACTTCGCGATGGCTCTGGCAGACGGCCGCGACGAAGCGGGCATCGCCCTCTCGCTTGGCAACCCGAAAGCGCTCGCCAAAGAGATTCGGGCGACGACGTTGATCGAGCAAGTGCAACACGAGGTTTCCTTTACGAAACTGTTCCACGCGATCTTCGTGGCGGCAGGCCTTGGACTGGTCAATCTGCTGATCTTGGCGGGGCCGTTCTTCGGATTGCTTGGCGGCTTGGCTGGGCTGTACGCGGCGGCAGGCGCGTTGATTCTCTCCCCGTTGGTCGCTCTCTATATGAATGGCGTGCCGACGAGCGGAGCTGACTGGCTCCAACTGGTGTTTGCGTTGGTGATGACGGTCGTCGGTTGGTATATGGGCCGCGGGTTGATCTGGCTCACGAAATGGATGTACAGATGGTTTGTCAAATACTTGGCTTACAATGTGAAGCTTGTAAAGGGGAAGGGTATCTATGAAGCGTAA
- a CDS encoding PadR family transcriptional regulator: MENIQFKKGVLELCVLVLVGGEDLYGYELVNSISKYIEISEGTIYPLLRRLTKEGYFTTYLVESQEGPPRKYYRLTEGGKRYRDELIREWDDFVGRVNSIVRGERHD; this comes from the coding sequence ATGGAAAATATACAATTTAAAAAGGGCGTGCTTGAGTTGTGTGTTCTCGTTTTAGTCGGGGGAGAAGACCTCTACGGCTATGAACTGGTGAACAGCATCTCCAAGTACATCGAAATTTCCGAGGGAACGATCTATCCTCTCTTGCGTCGGCTTACGAAGGAAGGCTACTTCACGACATACTTGGTGGAATCGCAAGAAGGTCCGCCGCGCAAATATTATCGTTTGACCGAGGGTGGCAAACGCTACCGGGATGAACTGATACGAGAGTGGGACGACTTCGTGGGTCGCGTAAATTCCATTGTGCGAGGGGAACGCCATGACTAA